One stretch of Clavelina lepadiformis chromosome 6, kaClaLepa1.1, whole genome shotgun sequence DNA includes these proteins:
- the LOC143462499 gene encoding trypsin-like → MKFLVLIALVALARADDDKIIGGSPLSPNQVPYLVNLKRFGSLMCGGSILTSNYALSAAHCNAAAASLTVTAGDHSLSGNDGTEQASNVVRTIPHPQYNTNTLENDIMLLQLSSSISQNSAVQFAELPAAFDDPAVGTNCNVYGWGNTAIVGSNYPDTPYGVTVPVIDNADCNTAYGGDIYDGMMCLGLLGTGGIDSCQGDSGGPVNCNGQLHGVVSWGIGCAYPNYPGVYTRVSHYISWINQYI, encoded by the exons ATGAAGTTTCTCGTCTTGATCGCCCTTGTTG CCTTGGCACGAGCTGATGATGACAAAATCATCGGAGGTTCTCCATTGAGCCCAAACCAGGTTCCTTACCTTGTCAACCTCAAGCGATTTGGAAGCCTTATGTGCGGTGGTTCCATATTGACATCTAACTATGCCTTGTCTGCCGCTCACTGCAATGCCGC TGCTGCTTCTCTCACTGTCACTGCTGGAGATCACAGCCTTTCCGGCAACGATGGCACTGAACAAGCTTCCAATGTTGTCAGAACCATTCCTCACCCTCAATACAACACGAACACCCTCGAAAACGACATCATGTTGCTTCAACTTTCA AGCTCAATCAGCCAAAACAGCGCCGTTCAGTTCGCCGAACTTCCCGCTGCCTTTGACGATCCCGCAGTTGGCACCAACTGCAACGTTTATGGATGGGGAAATACAGCTATTGTTGGCT CTAACTACCCAGACACACCCTATGGAGTTACCGTACCAGTTATCGACAACGCAGACTGTAATACCGCCTATGGTGGGGACATTTATGACGGTATGATGTGCTTGGGATTACTTGGAACAGGGGGCATAGATTCCTGCCAG GGTGACTCTGGCGGTCCAGTCAACTGTAACGGCCAGCTCCACGGTGTTGTTTCCTGGGGTATCGGCTGTGCCTATCCAAACTACCCTGGAGTCTACACTCGTGTTTCCCACTACATCAGCTGGATCAACCAATATATTTAa
- the LOC143462498 gene encoding trypsin-like, which produces MMKFLVLISLIALARADDDKIIGGTTLSPNQVPYLVNLKRFGSLMCGGSILSSSYALSAAHCNTAAASLTVTAGDHSLSGNDGTEQASNVVRTIPHPQYNTNTLENDIMLLQLSSSIRQSSYVQFAELPAANVDPAVGTNCNVYGWGNTAIIGSNYPDTPYGVTVPVIDNADCNVAYGGDIYDGMMCLGLLGTGGKDSCQGDSGGPVNCNGQLHGVVSWGIGCAYPDYPGVYTRVSHYISWINQYV; this is translated from the exons ATGATGAAGTTTCTCGTCTTGATCTCCCTTATTG CCTTGGCACGAGCTGATGATGACAAAATCATTGGAGGTACTACATTGAGCCCAAACCAGGTTCCTTACCTTGTCAACCTCAAGCGATTTGGAAGCCTCATGTGCGGTGGTTCCATCTTGTCGTCTTCCTATGCCTTGTCTGCCGCTCACTGCAATACCGC TGCTGCTAGTCTCACTGTCACTGCTGGAGATCACAGCCTTTCCGGCAACGATGGCACTGAACAAGCTTCCAATGTTGTCAGAACCATTCCTCACCCTCAATACAACACGAACACCCTCGAAAACGACATCATGTTGCTTCAACTTTCA AGCTCAATCAGGCAAAGCAGCTACGTTCAGTTCGCCGAACTTCCCGCTGCCAATGTCGATCCCGCAGTTGGAACCAACTGCAACGTTTATGGATGGGGAAATACAGCTATTATTGGCT CTAACTACCCAGACACACCCTATGGAGTTACCGTACCAGTTATCGACAACGCAGACTGTAATGTCGCCTATGGTGGGGACATTTATGACGGTATGATGTGCTTGGGATTACTTGGAACAGGAGGCAAAGATTCCTGCCAG GGTGACTCTGGCGGTCCAGTCAACTGCAACGGCCAGCTCCACGGTGTTGTTTCCTGGGGTATCGGCTGTGCCTATCCCGACTACCCTGGAGTCTACACTCGCGTTTCCCACTACATCAGCTGGATCAACCAATACGTTTAA
- the LOC143462335 gene encoding uncharacterized protein LOC143462335, whose product MSVFANNELFNEFESTASDLAEENDCLAKLHEYKEENDLLKSQNEELRKTLRILTRPSNVKIKDSSSDGPIAQVLLFNNAVARKCVEDIKGYFQNLTSEMHNVRDSNDTRQPQNSALHFLPCNMNNQTKKSGRDERRASKAFVVTGHLQIYNNCFYLDQLGEPLLHDEALECYIPFYQRGKPDTLDGEVDLPTDEDKVKLNRRSCFNCGMKDHQLKDCPSPRNFQLISQRRQQFLDQASNTPPSGNVRYHADNEVEAADQRFLKFKPGVISEDLRKALGIGKRELPPYIYQMRWHGYPPGHLKEARIQGSGLNFYDKNNSSNEEIDLKEGPLDVDKIIDYPGFNVTPGRHARDNSHEVGAPPMDERHSKDVMVSYHKHRNQLLKRKMDRETENVRSGKKNKPNTDTVVRNDDIREVDMDTGDDGTPDESLQHAMTDDANSQEETNVANGEESTEYFEETVEERASAEVEDGELYEAGEGMETLDEVEDISEVVDQDEEENCLDGIDIGDLDEEELQIKKELILRRLMNQARGEDSICVPETNKEVIDLTSDVEETIHDEVIILEDNENSIDDVEEVKIVPSYNDNFKEDSIEYSQEFFMHSHSDSIAQDSNTRNLPSFGSATTNLTENSSDSKTTTELSQQPSTDSKLAEMSKCKGHIVESDSPESPPTEAVEAAEEKDQSHAEYTTELNETAVASEQSSPGSLTVNAVAISPEEQDNEVESTPKDGVPHRSKFAQGITQFDAYYGETKSQGVYTKLRTLLKSSPRRQQDKDS is encoded by the exons ATGTCTGTGTTTGCGAATAATGAactttttaatgaatttgaGTCAACAGCAAGTGACTTAGCTGAAGAAAATGACTGCCTGGCTAAACTTCACGAATACAAGGAAGAGAACGACTTGTTGAAGTCACAAA ATGAGGAGCTTCGTAAAACTTTACGAATCCTCACACGACCATCCAACGTGAAGATAAAAGATTCTTCATCAGATGGTCCTATAGCACAAGTATTGCTTTTTAATAATGCTGTTGCCAG GAAGTGTGTTGAAGATATCAAAggatattttcaaaatcttaCATCGGAGATGCATAACGTAAGAGACAGTAATGACACCAGACAACCTCAGAACTCTGCCTTGCATTTTCTGCCGTGCAATATGAATAATCAGACTAAGAAAAGTGGTAGGGATGAAAGAAGAGCTTCAAAAGCTTTTGTTGTTACTGGCCACTTGCAAATATACAACAATTGCTTCTACTTGGACCAATTAGGCGAACCACTTTTG CATGACGAAGCTTTGGAGTGTTATATTCCTTTCTATCAAAGAGGCAAACCAGATACATTAGATGGTGAGGTAGATTTACCGACTGATGAAGATAAAGTGAAATTAAACAG GAGAAGTTGTTTTAATTGTGGAATGAAAGATCATCAGTTGAAGGATTGCCCATCTCCACGAAATTTCCAACTCATTAGTCAAAGACGTCAG CAATTTCTTGACCAAGCAAGTAATACTCCACCGTCTGGCAATGTTCGTTACCACGCTGACAATGAAGTTGAAGCTGCTGACCAAAGATTTTTAAAGTTCAAACCAGGAGTGATAAG TGAAGATCTCCGCAAAGCGCTCGGGATAGGAAAGCGCGAGCTTCCACCCTATATTTATCAAATGCGATGGCACGGATATCCTCCTGGTCACTTGAAAGAAGCTCGCATTCAGGGATCTGGCCTCAActtttatgataaaaataactcttcaaatgaagaaattgACTTGAAGGAAG GTCCACTTGATGTTGATAAAATCATTGATTATCCAGGATTTAATGTTACTCCGGGAAGACATGCTCGTGAT aaCTCTCATGAGGTTGGTGCACCACCAATGGATGAAAGACACAGCAAAGATGTCATGGTATCATACCACAAGCATAGAAACCAATTACTGAAAAG GAAGATGGACAGGGAAACGGAAAACGTGAGGAGTGGAAAGAAGAACAAACCAAACACAGATACTGTTGTTCGCAACGATGATATTCGTGAGGTTGATATGGATACTGGTGATGATGGAA CGCCAGATGAATCTCTGCAACATGCAATGACAGATGATGCCAATTCCCAGGAAGAAACAAATGTGGCAAATGGTGAAGAATCAACTGAGTATTTTGAAGAAACTGTCGAGGAAAGG gCTTCTGCTGAAGTTGAAGATGGTGAGCTTTACGAGGCAGGTGAGGGAATGGAAACATTAGATGAAGTGGAAGATATTTCTGAAGTAGTCGATCAGGATGAGGAAGAAAATTGCTTAGATG GTATTGATATTGGTGATTTGGATGAAGAGGAACTGCAGATAAAAAAAGAACTCATTTTAAGACGACTCATGAACCAAGCACGTGGTGAAGACTCCATTTGTGTCCCGGAAACCAACAAAGAAGTCATTGATCTCACTTCAGATGTTGAGGAAACAATCCATGATGAAGTGATTATCCTGGAGGACAATGAAAACAGCATTGATGATGTGGAAGAAGTAAAAATTGTTCCTAGTTACAATGATAATTTTAAAGAGGATTCAATAGAATATTCCCAAGAATTTTTTATGCACTCACATTCGGATAGCATTGCTCAAGATAGCAACACCCGAAATCTTCCCAGTTTTGGTTCCGCCACCACCAATTTAACAGAAAACTCAAGCGACTCAAAAACTACAACTGAACTATCACAACAACCATCCACTGACTCAAAATTAGCTGAAATGTCCAAATGTAAAGGTCACATTGTGGAGTCAGATTCACCAGAATCTCCTCCAACTGAAGCAGTGGAAGCAGCAGAAGAAAAAGATCAATCTCATGCAGAATACACCACAGAATTAAATGAAACAGCAGTGGCGAGCGAACAATCATCCCCTGGCAGTTTAACTGTCAATGCAGTGGCTATAAGTCCTGAGGAGCAAGATAACGAAGTAGAATCAACTCCAAAGGATGGTGTACCTCATCGATCAAAATTTGCTCAAGGAATAACTCAATTCGATGCTTACTATGGGGAAACGAAATCCCAGGGCGTTTACACAAAGCTGCGAACACTCCTTAAAAGTTCACCTCGAAGACAGCAAGACAAGGATTCTTGA
- the LOC143462500 gene encoding trypsin-like, translated as MKFLVLIALVALARADDDKIIGGSPLSPNQVPYLVNLKRFGSLMCGGSILTSNYALSAAHCNAAAASLTVTAGDHSLSGNDGTEQASNVVRTIPHPQYNTNTLENDIMLLQLSSSISQNSAVQFAELPAAFVDPAVGSDCNVYGWGNTAIVGSNYPDTPYGVTVPVIDNADCNTAYGGDIYDGMMCLGLLGTGGIDSCQGDSGGPVNCNGQLHGVVSWGIGCAYPNYPGVYTRVSHYISWINQYI; from the exons ATGAAGTTTCTCGTCTTGATCGCCCTTGTTG CCTTGGCACGAGCTGATGATGACAAAATCATCGGAGGTTCTCCATTGAGCCCAAACCAGGTTCCTTACCTTGTCAACCTCAAGCGATTTGGAAGCCTCATGTGCGGTGGTTCCATACTGACATCTAACTATGCCTTGTCTGCCGCTCACTGCAATGCCGC TGCTGCTTCTCTCACTGTCACTGCTGGAGATCACAGCCTTTCCGGAAACGATGGCACTGAACAAGCTTCCAATGTTGTCAGAACCATTCCTCACCCTCAATACAACACGAACACCCTCGAAAACGACATCATGTTGCTTCAACTTTCA AGCTCAATCAGCCAAAACAGCGCCGTTCAGTTCGCCGAACTTCCCGCTGCCTTTGTTGATCCCGCAGTTGGATCCGACTGCAACGTTTATGGATGGGGAAATACAGCTATTGTTGGCT CTAACTACCCAGACACACCCTATGGAGTTACTGTACCAGTTATCGACAACGCAGACTGTAATACCGCCTATGGTGGGGACATTTATGACGGTATGATGTGCTTGGGATTACTTGGAACAGGAGGCATAGATTCCTGCCAG GGTGACTCTGGCGGTCCAGTCAACTGCAACGGCCAGCTTCACGGTGTTGTTTCCTGGGGTATCGGCTGTGCCTATCCAAACTACCCTGGAGTCTACACTCGTGTTTCCCACTACATCAGCTGGATCAACCAATATATTTAA
- the LOC143462497 gene encoding trypsin I-P1-like → MKFLVLIALVALARADDDKIIGGSQLRPNQVPYLVNLKRFGSLMCGGSILSSSYALSAAHCNAAASSLTVTAGDYSLSNNDGTEQASNVVRTIPHPQYKKNTLENDIMLLQLSSSMSANSYVQFASLPAANVDPAVGTNCNVYGWGNIATTGSDYPDTPYGVTVPVVSNADCNVAYDGDITDGMMCLGLLGTGGKDSCQGDSGGPVNCNGDLHGVVSWGIGCAYPDYPGVYTRVSHYISWINQYI, encoded by the exons ATGAAGTTTCTCGTCTTGATCGCCCTTGTTG CCTTGGCACGAGCTGATGATGACAAAATCATCGGAGGTTCTCAATTGAGACCAAACCAGGTTCCTTACCTTGTCAACCTCAAGCGATTTGGAAGCCTTATGTGCGGTGGTTCCATCTTGTCGTCTTCCTATGCCTTGTCTGCCGCTCACTGCAATGCCGC TGCTAGTTCTCTAACTGTCACCGCTGGAGATTACAGCCTTTCCAACAACGATGGTACTGAACAAGCTTCCAATGTTGTCAGAACCATTCCTCACcctcaatacaaaaaaaacaccCTCGAAAACGACATCATGTTGCTGCAACTTTCA AGCTCAATGAGCGCAAACAGCTACGTTCAGTTCGCCAGTCTTCCCGCTGCCAATGTCGATCCCGCAGTTGGAACCAACTGCAACGTTTATGGATGGGGAAACATAGCTACTACTGGCT CTGACTACCCAGACACACCCTATGGAGTAACTGTACCAGTCGTTTCCAACGCAGACTGTAATGTCGCCTATGATGGGGACATTACTGATGGTATGATGTGTTTGGGATTACTTGGAACAGGGGGTAAAGATTCCTGCCAG GGTGACTCTGGCGGTCCAGTCAACTGCAACGGTGACCTCCACGGTGTTGTTTCCTGGGGTATCGGCTGTGCCTATCCAGACTACCCTGGAGTCTACACTCGCGTTTCCCACTACATCAGCTGGATCAACCAATATATTTAA